The Deltaproteobacteria bacterium genome window below encodes:
- a CDS encoding DUF2127 domain-containing protein: protein MKKKGDGFLKFIIAYKIVLGVAEVAVGLSLYNHLGADIEEALTVLAVNLNLDADNRFIGAVISRAGMMGSGTLKLMVGVVLFLGVLNFFECIGLYLRQRWAEWTTVFTTGIFIPFEIYEILDEATLFRTAILVINIVIVYYLAKHKELFGRRVRPHAAHNPR, encoded by the coding sequence ATGAAAAAAAAGGGCGACGGGTTCCTTAAATTCATCATCGCCTACAAGATCGTCCTCGGGGTCGCCGAGGTCGCGGTGGGCTTAAGTCTTTATAATCACCTCGGGGCGGACATCGAGGAGGCCCTGACCGTACTGGCCGTGAACCTCAACCTCGACGCCGACAACAGGTTCATAGGCGCGGTCATTAGCAGGGCGGGCATGATGGGGAGCGGGACCCTGAAGCTCATGGTCGGGGTCGTTCTCTTCCTGGGGGTCCTCAACTTCTTCGAGTGCATCGGCCTGTACTTGAGGCAGCGCTGGGCCGAATGGACGACCGTCTTTACGACCGGCATATTCATCCCCTTCGAAATATATGAAATACTGGACGAAGCCACCCTTTTCCGGACGGCTATCCTCGTGATTAATATAGTGATTGTCTACTACCTCGCAAAGCACAAGGAGCTTTTCGGCAGGAGGGTCCGGCCCCATGCCGCGCACAACCCCCGTTAA